From the Rhodoferax sp. WC2427 genome, one window contains:
- a CDS encoding flagellin has product MAATINTNVNSLNAQRNLATSAMGLATSMQRLSSGLRVNSAKDDAAGLAIAERMTTQLRGLSVGARNANDGISLAQTAEGALGKVGDMLQRMRELAVQASNATNSAADRQALQAEVGQLTDEIDRVAKQTSFNGRKILDGSFAGAVFQVGANSGDVASLGALTNSTAVGLADIAYGYDQSASQVAASSVNSLTALSAGTLSISVTGAGTFSFDLGPLAAASSGSERMGQVVEALNRKSTDTGVTAFLSQNLDQTYRIDLMSAKLDSNGDAAVVALTGFTAATTGLTSIAAMGSTINAVNTTSDALGIDTLTVDTQRNAWVALKKIDAAIDQVNSARANLGALQSRFESAVSNISIQIENLAAAKGRIVDADFAQETANLSRTQILQQAGTAMVAQANKLPQGVLSLLQQ; this is encoded by the coding sequence ATGGCTGCCACGATCAATACCAACGTCAATTCTCTCAACGCCCAGCGCAATCTGGCAACCAGTGCGATGGGGCTGGCCACATCCATGCAGCGCCTGTCCTCTGGTCTGCGCGTGAACAGCGCCAAGGACGACGCCGCTGGCCTGGCCATCGCCGAACGCATGACGACCCAGTTGCGCGGCCTCTCGGTGGGGGCCCGCAATGCCAACGATGGCATTTCCTTGGCGCAAACGGCTGAAGGTGCGTTGGGCAAGGTGGGCGACATGCTGCAACGTATGCGGGAACTGGCGGTACAGGCCAGCAATGCCACCAACAGCGCCGCGGACCGCCAGGCCTTGCAGGCCGAGGTCGGCCAGCTGACCGATGAAATCGACCGGGTCGCCAAGCAGACCTCGTTCAACGGTCGAAAGATTCTGGACGGCTCGTTTGCCGGGGCGGTGTTCCAGGTAGGGGCCAACTCGGGCGACGTGGCATCGCTGGGTGCACTGACCAACTCCACCGCCGTCGGCTTGGCCGACATCGCCTACGGCTATGACCAGTCGGCCAGCCAGGTGGCGGCCTCGTCGGTGAATTCACTGACCGCGTTGAGCGCGGGGACTTTGTCGATATCGGTCACCGGGGCCGGCACGTTTTCCTTCGACCTGGGCCCTCTGGCGGCCGCCAGCTCAGGCTCGGAGCGCATGGGCCAGGTGGTAGAGGCGCTTAACCGCAAATCCACCGACACCGGCGTGACCGCCTTCTTGTCACAAAACCTGGACCAAACGTACCGCATCGACCTGATGTCGGCCAAGCTGGACTCCAACGGCGATGCCGCCGTGGTGGCGCTCACCGGCTTTACCGCCGCGACCACCGGCCTGACCTCGATTGCGGCGATGGGCTCCACGATCAATGCCGTCAACACCACGTCCGACGCGCTGGGCATCGACACCCTGACCGTGGACACCCAGCGCAATGCCTGGGTGGCCCTGAAGAAGATCGACGCGGCCATCGACCAGGTGAACTCGGCCCGCGCCAACCTGGGTGCGCTGCAAAGCCGCTTTGAAAGCGCTGTGAGCAACATCAGCATCCAGATAGAAAACCTGGCCGCCGCCAAGGGCCGGATCGTGGATGCCGACTTTGCCCAGGAAACGGCCAACCTGTCACGCACCCAAATTCTGCAGCAGGCCGGTACAGCCATGGTGGCCCAGGCCAACAAGCTGCCACAGGGTGTGTTGTCGCTGCTGCAGCAGTAA
- a CDS encoding DapH/DapD/GlmU-related protein, which produces MITIHPQAQVSHLADIEDSVRGTRIDIGAHTVVDSFVKFKPAGGTGDVVVGEWCVINSGCVLYTGNGIHIGNQVAIAANCTFAPVNHAYQDRHRPIREQGFMPSKGGIVVEDDVWIGANVVLLDGCILRRGCVVAAGSIVRGEVAAYSVVAGQPLRVVGMRQ; this is translated from the coding sequence GTGATCACCATCCACCCCCAAGCCCAGGTATCGCACCTGGCCGATATCGAAGACTCGGTGCGCGGCACCCGCATCGACATTGGTGCCCACACCGTGGTGGACAGCTTCGTCAAATTCAAGCCTGCAGGCGGCACTGGCGACGTGGTGGTGGGCGAGTGGTGTGTCATCAATAGCGGTTGCGTGCTCTACACCGGCAACGGCATCCATATCGGCAACCAGGTTGCGATCGCCGCCAACTGCACCTTTGCCCCGGTCAACCACGCCTACCAGGACCGCCACCGTCCCATCCGCGAACAGGGCTTCATGCCCAGCAAGGGCGGCATCGTGGTGGAAGACGACGTGTGGATCGGTGCCAACGTTGTGCTGCTGGACGGCTGCATCCTGCGGCGGGGCTGCGTGGTGGCGGCGGGCTCCATCGTGCGGGGCGAGGTCGCGGCCTACTCGGTGGTGGCCGGACAGCCGCTGCGCGTGGTGGGCATGCGGCAGTAG
- a CDS encoding flagellin has product MTTTINTNVNSLNAQRNLMASGGSLATSMQRLSSGLRVNSAKDDAAGLAIAERFSSQIKGLTVGARNANDGISLAQTAEGALGKVGDMLQRMRELAVQSSNATNSAADRKALQSEVSQLTDEVDRIAKQTSFNGKKVLDGTFAGAVFQVGANSGENITVGGLTNSTAAGLSKSAYSYDQSNSSITASSVNSLTALSAGTLTIAVTGAGTTTIKLDAIAAASSGSERMGQVVEAINRKTADTGVTAFLSQNADQSYRIDIMNENLTTAGDSAVVSFTGFTAATTGLVLAGDLASKIDATNTTSDALGIDTLSIDTQRNAWVAIKKLDAAINQVNSARAQLGALQSRFESATGNIAINVENLSASRGRIVDADFAQETANLSRTQILQQAGTAMVAQANKLPQSVLSLLQ; this is encoded by the coding sequence ATGACCACCACTATCAATACCAACGTAAATTCGCTGAATGCGCAGCGCAACCTGATGGCTTCTGGCGGCTCGCTCGCCACCTCCATGCAGCGCCTGTCCTCCGGCCTGCGCGTGAACAGCGCCAAGGACGACGCCGCTGGCCTGGCTATTGCCGAGCGCTTTTCCAGCCAGATCAAGGGCTTGACGGTTGGTGCACGTAACGCCAATGACGGTATTTCGCTGGCGCAAACGGCTGAAGGTGCGTTGGGCAAGGTGGGCGACATGCTGCAACGTATGCGTGAACTGGCCGTGCAGTCCAGCAACGCCACCAACAGCGCTGCTGACCGCAAGGCTCTGCAATCCGAAGTGAGCCAGCTCACCGACGAAGTGGACCGTATCGCCAAGCAAACTTCGTTCAACGGCAAAAAGGTGCTGGACGGCACGTTTGCTGGTGCGGTGTTCCAGGTGGGTGCGAACTCTGGCGAAAACATCACGGTGGGTGGCCTGACCAATTCCACCGCTGCCGGGTTGTCCAAGTCCGCCTATTCCTACGACCAGTCGAACAGCTCGATCACGGCTTCTTCTGTCAATTCGCTGACCGCCCTGTCCGCAGGTACCCTGACGATCGCCGTAACAGGCGCCGGGACGACCACCATCAAGCTGGATGCCATTGCCGCCGCCTCGTCGGGTTCGGAGCGCATGGGCCAGGTGGTGGAAGCGATCAACCGCAAAACTGCCGATACCGGTGTGACCGCCTTCTTGTCGCAAAACGCAGACCAAAGCTACCGCATCGACATCATGAATGAAAACTTGACCACCGCAGGCGACTCCGCCGTGGTCAGTTTCACGGGCTTTACCGCGGCTACCACGGGCTTGGTCTTGGCGGGCGATCTGGCTTCGAAGATCGATGCCACCAACACCACCAGCGACGCACTGGGCATTGACACGCTGAGCATTGATACCCAGCGTAACGCCTGGGTGGCCATCAAGAAGCTGGACGCGGCCATCAACCAGGTCAACTCGGCCCGCGCCCAACTGGGTGCTCTGCAAAGCCGGTTTGAAAGTGCCACCGGCAATATCGCCATCAACGTGGAGAATCTGTCTGCTTCCCGCGGCCGGATTGTGGATGCCGACTTTGCGCAAGAAACTGCCAATCTGTCGCGTACGCAGATCCTGCAACAGGCCGGTACCGCCATGGTGGCCCAGGCCAACAAGCTGCCACAAAGCGTGCTGTCGCTGCTGCAATAA